One Streptomyces fagopyri DNA window includes the following coding sequences:
- a CDS encoding HpcH/HpaI aldolase/citrate lyase family protein, with amino-acid sequence MTTPVNRLRPRRSCLAVPGSNPRFLEKAQGLPADQVFLDLEDACAPLAKPDARHTIVKFLNEGDWTGKTRVVRVNDWTTHWTYRDVVTVVEGAGQNLDCIMLPKVQDAQQVVALDLLLTQIEKTMGFEVGKIGIEAQIENAKGLVNVDEIAAASPRVETIIFGPADFMASINMKSLVVGEQPPGYPADAYHYILMRILMAARTHDLQAIDGPYLQIRNQEGYREVAGRAAALGFDGKWVLHPDQVAAANEIFSPSQEDFDHAELILDAYEYYTSEAGGKKGSAMLGDEMIDEASRKMALVISGKGRAAGMRRTSKFEAPEA; translated from the coding sequence ATGACCACGCCCGTCAACCGCCTTCGTCCGCGGCGATCCTGCCTGGCCGTGCCCGGCTCGAACCCGCGCTTCCTGGAGAAGGCCCAGGGCCTCCCCGCGGACCAGGTCTTCCTGGACCTGGAGGACGCCTGCGCCCCGCTGGCCAAGCCCGACGCACGGCACACCATCGTGAAGTTCCTCAACGAGGGCGACTGGACCGGCAAGACGCGGGTCGTACGGGTGAACGACTGGACGACGCACTGGACGTACCGCGACGTCGTCACGGTCGTCGAGGGCGCGGGCCAGAACCTCGACTGCATCATGCTGCCGAAGGTCCAGGACGCCCAGCAGGTCGTGGCCCTCGACCTGCTGCTGACGCAGATCGAGAAGACGATGGGCTTCGAGGTCGGCAAGATCGGCATCGAGGCGCAGATCGAGAACGCGAAGGGCCTGGTGAACGTCGACGAGATCGCCGCCGCCTCGCCGCGCGTGGAGACCATCATCTTCGGCCCGGCCGACTTCATGGCGTCGATCAACATGAAGTCGCTCGTCGTCGGCGAGCAGCCCCCGGGATACCCGGCGGACGCCTACCACTACATCCTGATGCGCATCCTGATGGCCGCGCGGACGCACGACCTCCAGGCGATCGACGGCCCCTACCTGCAGATCCGCAACCAGGAGGGCTACCGCGAGGTCGCGGGGCGCGCCGCCGCCCTCGGTTTCGACGGCAAGTGGGTGCTGCACCCGGACCAGGTGGCCGCGGCCAACGAGATCTTCTCGCCCTCCCAGGAGGACTTCGACCACGCCGAGCTGATTCTCGACGCATACGAGTACTACACGTCCGAGGCGGGCGGCAAGAAGGGCTCCGCGATGCTCGGTGACGAGATGATCGACGAGGCCAGCCGCAAGATGGCACTGGTGATCTCCGGCAAGGGCCGGGCGGCCGGCATGCGGCGCACCAGCAAGTTCGAAGCCCCGGAGGCCTGA
- a CDS encoding MaoC family dehydratase, translating into MQFGRTYEEFEVGAVYKHWPGKTVTEYDDHLFCLLTMNHHPLHMDTNYAERTTDFGRNVVVGNYIYSLLLGMSVPDVSGKAIANLEVESLKHVAPTFHGDTIYGETTVLDKTPSRSKSDRGIVHVETRGYKQDGTVVCVFRRKVMVPTETYIKERGGEQPGRPEPTAPAEKKTEK; encoded by the coding sequence ATGCAGTTCGGACGCACGTACGAAGAGTTCGAGGTCGGCGCGGTCTACAAGCACTGGCCCGGCAAGACGGTCACCGAGTACGACGACCACCTCTTCTGCCTTCTGACCATGAACCACCACCCCCTCCACATGGACACGAACTATGCGGAGAGGACGACGGACTTCGGCCGGAACGTTGTCGTGGGCAACTACATCTACTCGCTGCTGCTCGGCATGTCGGTCCCCGACGTGTCCGGGAAGGCGATCGCCAATCTGGAGGTCGAGTCGCTGAAGCACGTGGCGCCGACCTTCCACGGCGACACCATCTACGGCGAGACGACCGTCCTCGACAAGACGCCCTCCCGGTCGAAGAGCGACCGCGGGATCGTCCACGTCGAGACCAGGGGCTACAAGCAGGACGGCACGGTGGTCTGCGTGTTCCGCCGCAAGGTGATGGTCCCCACCGAGACGTACATCAAGGAGCGCGGCGGCGAGCAGCCCGGCCGCCCGGAGCCGACCGCACCCGCGGAGAAGAAGACGGAGAAGTAG
- a CDS encoding acyl-CoA dehydrogenase family protein translates to MARLAQTAGLTDVQQEILSTVRDFVDKEIIPVATELEHRDEYPQQIVDGLKELGLFGLMIPEEYGGLGESLLTYALCVEEIARGWMSVSGIINTHFIVAYMIKQHGTQEQKDHFLPRMALGEVRGAFSMSEPALGSDVSAISSKAVRDGDSYVLNGQKMWLTNGGSSTLVAVLVRSDEGHPEGTAPHKSMTTFLVEKEPGFGEVRPGLTIPGKIDKMGYKGVDTTELIMDGLRVPANRVLGGSTGRGFYQMMDGVEVGRVNVAARGCGVAQRAFELGVSYAQQRHTFGKPIAQHQAIQFKLAEMATKVEAAHAMMVNAARKKDSGERNDLEAGMAKYLASEYCKEVVEDAFRIHGGYGFSKEYEIERLYREAPMLLIGEGTAEIQKMIIGRRLLEEYRLQG, encoded by the coding sequence ATGGCGCGACTCGCCCAGACCGCCGGTCTGACCGACGTCCAGCAGGAGATCCTCTCCACGGTCCGCGACTTCGTGGACAAGGAGATCATCCCGGTCGCCACCGAGCTGGAGCACCGCGACGAGTATCCGCAGCAGATCGTCGACGGCCTGAAGGAACTGGGCCTGTTCGGCCTGATGATCCCCGAGGAGTACGGGGGTCTGGGCGAGTCGCTCCTGACGTACGCGCTCTGCGTCGAGGAGATCGCCCGCGGCTGGATGTCGGTGTCCGGCATCATCAACACGCACTTCATCGTGGCGTACATGATCAAGCAGCACGGCACCCAGGAGCAGAAGGACCACTTCCTGCCCCGGATGGCGCTGGGCGAGGTCCGTGGCGCGTTCTCGATGTCGGAGCCGGCGCTCGGCTCGGACGTGTCGGCGATCTCGTCCAAGGCGGTCAGGGACGGCGACTCGTACGTCCTCAACGGCCAGAAGATGTGGCTGACGAACGGCGGCTCCTCGACCCTGGTGGCCGTGCTCGTGCGCAGCGACGAGGGCCATCCCGAGGGGACGGCGCCGCACAAGTCGATGACGACGTTCCTGGTCGAGAAGGAGCCCGGCTTCGGTGAGGTCCGCCCCGGCCTCACGATTCCGGGGAAGATCGACAAGATGGGCTACAAGGGTGTCGACACCACCGAGCTCATCATGGACGGACTACGCGTTCCGGCCAATCGGGTGCTCGGAGGCTCCACGGGCCGAGGGTTTTACCAAATGATGGACGGAGTCGAGGTCGGCCGCGTCAACGTGGCGGCCCGTGGCTGCGGTGTCGCTCAGCGTGCCTTCGAACTGGGTGTCTCGTATGCCCAGCAGCGTCACACTTTCGGCAAGCCGATCGCACAGCATCAGGCCATCCAGTTCAAGCTGGCCGAGATGGCCACCAAGGTCGAGGCCGCGCATGCGATGATGGTGAACGCGGCACGCAAAAAGGACTCCGGGGAACGAAACGACCTCGAAGCGGGCATGGCGAAGTACCTCGCGTCCGAATACTGCAAGGAAGTCGTCGAGGACGCCTTCCGTATCCACGGCGGGTACGGCTTCTCCAAGGAGTACGAGATCGAGCGCCTCTACCGCGAGGCGCCGATGCTGTTGATCGGTGAAGGCACCGCCGAAATCCAGAAAATGATCATCGGGCGCCGACTGCTCGAAGAGTATCGACTTCAGGGCTAG
- a CDS encoding phosphatidylserine decarboxylase — protein MPHSQTSAPRDSLVGVRLARGASPWLLPTVATAALSLARSRRSGAAKAVAVPATALAAGMLWFFRDPEREIAQGRVISPADGVVQSIMPWKDGRTRVAIFMSPLNVHVNRAPLSGTVTSVEHIPGGFVPAFNKESENNERVVWHFDTELGDIEMIQIAGAVARRIVPYIPRGTKVEQGDRIGLIRFGSRVDIYLPEGVEVDVEVGQKTVAGVTRIDRD, from the coding sequence ATGCCCCACAGCCAAACCTCTGCACCTCGCGACAGCCTGGTCGGCGTACGCCTTGCGCGCGGAGCATCGCCGTGGCTTCTCCCGACCGTCGCCACCGCAGCACTCAGTCTGGCCCGCTCGCGCCGCTCCGGCGCGGCCAAGGCCGTGGCCGTACCCGCCACCGCGCTCGCGGCGGGCATGCTGTGGTTCTTCCGCGACCCCGAGCGTGAGATCGCCCAGGGCCGTGTCATCTCGCCCGCCGACGGTGTGGTGCAGAGCATCATGCCGTGGAAGGACGGGCGTACCCGCGTCGCGATCTTCATGAGTCCGCTCAACGTCCATGTCAACCGCGCGCCGCTCTCCGGCACGGTGACCTCGGTCGAGCACATCCCGGGTGGGTTCGTCCCGGCGTTCAACAAGGAGAGCGAGAACAACGAGCGTGTCGTCTGGCACTTCGACACCGAGCTCGGCGACATCGAGATGATCCAGATCGCCGGCGCCGTCGCCCGTCGTATCGTTCCTTACATCCCCCGGGGCACGAAGGTCGAGCAGGGTGACCGGATCGGCCTGATCCGTTTCGGTTCGCGCGTCGACATCTACCTCCCCGAGGGCGTCGAGGTCGATGTGGAAGTCGGTCAGAAGACCGTGGCTGGGGTGACTCGAATTGACCGTGATTGA
- the pssA gene encoding CDP-diacylglycerol--serine O-phosphatidyltransferase — MPEADEADDEEEMPLSLRLSIADTLTLGNATCGFMAVYFTTTGILIPHLTGSQESGMARHSAATAVILMLCAAVFDLFDGLVARKLRSSPMGAELDNLSDLISFGLAPAYFVLVYGMVADDAHQRVAAVGAIVVLLAVVLRLARFSCVTVKDGTFQGMPSPFGALTVVSIVLLELPFVATLMAIIGTAWLMVSRVEYPKPRGRLAVAMLSWIVLSMGMLAAWAFDAPGGQLLLQTGCALQLVLGAVIPLFATARRVNNFRDNRREARAAQLP, encoded by the coding sequence GTGCCGGAGGCCGACGAGGCGGACGACGAGGAGGAAATGCCCCTCTCTCTTCGCCTCTCGATAGCGGACACCCTCACCCTCGGCAACGCCACGTGCGGCTTCATGGCGGTGTACTTCACCACCACCGGCATCCTGATCCCGCACCTCACCGGCAGCCAGGAGTCGGGCATGGCGCGGCACAGCGCCGCCACGGCCGTCATCCTGATGCTCTGCGCCGCGGTCTTCGACCTGTTCGACGGCCTGGTGGCGAGAAAACTGCGCTCCTCCCCCATGGGCGCGGAACTCGACAACCTGTCGGACCTGATCAGCTTCGGCCTCGCTCCGGCCTACTTCGTGCTGGTCTACGGCATGGTCGCGGACGACGCGCACCAGAGAGTGGCCGCGGTCGGCGCGATCGTGGTGCTGCTGGCGGTCGTGCTGCGGCTGGCGCGCTTCTCCTGCGTGACGGTCAAGGACGGCACGTTCCAGGGCATGCCGTCGCCGTTCGGCGCGCTGACCGTGGTCTCGATCGTGCTGCTGGAGCTTCCCTTCGTCGCCACGCTCATGGCGATCATCGGGACCGCGTGGCTGATGGTGAGCCGGGTCGAGTACCCGAAGCCGCGGGGACGTCTCGCGGTGGCGATGCTCTCCTGGATCGTGCTGAGCATGGGCATGCTGGCGGCCTGGGCCTTCGACGCCCCGGGCGGGCAGCTGCTCCTCCAGACCGGGTGCGCGCTGCAGCTGGTCCTCGGTGCGGTGATCCCCCTCTTCGCCACGGCCCGGAGGGTGAACAACTTCCGCGACAACCGGCGTGAGGCGCGCGCGGCACAGCTGCCGTAG
- a CDS encoding ABC transporter substrate-binding protein, with protein MTMRMVRRPGAPAAKAVAGALAVLLVLAGCSSKAKDGKESDKEGAGGVKTGVGVSGKTIALGVLTDMTGVYATLGKSVTQAQQLYVKQTNADGGVCGHQLALTVRDHGYDPQRAVAGYTELEPKVLGFTQFIGSPFVAAVKQRVDGRDKGLVLPQAWSAHLLGSPYIRVIGSTYDIETINALDFLMKKKGLKKGDKVGHVYFEGDYGENALAGSKYMAEQSGLTVVEQKIKPTDNDMTAQVAALKQAGVKAIVISAGPRQAASLVGVAAAGRFDVPIIGNNSAFAPQLLATQAGPALMKNYYVASPSLPIGADTPQAKKLVEDYKAAYPKDSLDNGVVAGWTAALAFGEALKKACAGKDLTREGVDKALLTINDFDAGFGITQDFTDPKAPSSKESVILQPDKNAVGGMKVVQQAAASAVAEGYTPGD; from the coding sequence ATGACCATGCGCATGGTACGGAGGCCGGGGGCACCCGCGGCGAAGGCGGTCGCGGGCGCGCTCGCGGTGCTGCTCGTGCTGGCCGGGTGCAGTTCCAAGGCCAAGGACGGCAAGGAGAGCGACAAGGAGGGGGCGGGTGGCGTCAAGACCGGCGTGGGTGTCTCCGGGAAGACCATCGCGCTCGGGGTGCTCACCGACATGACGGGGGTCTACGCGACTCTCGGCAAGAGCGTCACACAGGCCCAGCAGCTCTATGTGAAGCAGACCAACGCCGACGGCGGTGTGTGCGGCCACCAGCTGGCGCTCACCGTACGCGACCACGGCTACGACCCGCAGCGGGCGGTCGCCGGGTACACCGAGCTGGAGCCGAAGGTGCTCGGGTTCACGCAGTTCATCGGCTCGCCGTTCGTGGCCGCCGTCAAGCAGCGCGTGGACGGCCGGGACAAGGGTCTGGTGCTGCCCCAGGCCTGGTCGGCCCACCTGCTCGGCAGCCCGTACATCCGGGTCATCGGCTCCACGTACGACATCGAGACGATCAACGCCCTCGACTTCCTGATGAAGAAGAAGGGACTGAAGAAGGGCGACAAGGTCGGCCATGTGTACTTCGAGGGCGACTACGGCGAGAACGCCCTGGCCGGTTCGAAGTACATGGCCGAGCAGTCCGGGCTGACCGTCGTCGAGCAGAAGATCAAACCGACCGACAACGACATGACCGCCCAGGTCGCCGCCCTGAAGCAGGCCGGAGTCAAGGCGATCGTGATCAGCGCGGGTCCACGCCAGGCGGCCTCGCTCGTCGGGGTCGCGGCGGCGGGCAGGTTCGACGTGCCGATCATCGGCAACAACTCGGCCTTCGCGCCGCAGCTGCTCGCCACCCAGGCGGGCCCCGCCCTGATGAAGAACTACTACGTCGCCTCGCCGTCGCTGCCCATCGGCGCGGACACCCCGCAGGCCAAGAAGCTCGTCGAGGACTACAAGGCCGCCTATCCGAAGGACTCGCTGGACAACGGCGTGGTGGCCGGTTGGACCGCCGCGCTCGCCTTCGGTGAGGCCCTCAAGAAGGCCTGCGCCGGCAAGGACCTCACCCGGGAGGGCGTCGACAAGGCGCTGCTGACGATCAACGACTTCGACGCGGGCTTCGGGATCACCCAGGACTTCACCGACCCGAAGGCCCCCTCCTCGAAGGAGAGCGTCATCCTGCAACCGGACAAGAACGCCGTGGGCGGGATGAAGGTCGTCCAGCAGGCCGCCGCCTCGGCCGTGGCAGAGGGCTACACACCGGGCGACTGA
- a CDS encoding branched-chain amino acid ABC transporter permease yields the protein MRLPHGRVYAGAGCAVLLLGLPFYLERFWLQAGLFAMAAAIGAIGINLLTGATGQLSMGHAFFLAVGAYGYCVFAADGSDGLTGLGLPTWLAAVLAVGVSGVAGGLFSPIAGRLRGAYLGIATLALIFIGQHVLFNARDLTGGFNGRDVPPLSLFGLTFDDRETVVAAVPFGSAEKLWYVGLLLLLGGALFARGVLRGRPGRALNAIRDHRIAAGVIGVPVARFRAAVFVLSSMYAGLAGVLLALIFQRTVPDYFGITLSLDYLAMIVIGGLGSVAGAVVGAAFVSLLPQLLTHYSDALPLVSDPGTGGIAPGEAARYLYGAAVVAAVLFLPGGLVSVAARRRGRPNPGEER from the coding sequence CTGCGGCTGCCGCACGGCCGCGTGTACGCCGGGGCCGGATGCGCCGTCCTGCTGCTCGGCCTGCCCTTCTACCTCGAACGCTTCTGGCTCCAGGCGGGCCTGTTCGCGATGGCCGCGGCGATCGGCGCGATCGGCATCAACCTGCTGACCGGAGCGACCGGACAGCTCTCCATGGGCCACGCCTTCTTCCTCGCGGTCGGCGCCTATGGCTACTGCGTGTTCGCCGCCGACGGGAGCGACGGACTGACGGGTCTTGGACTGCCGACCTGGCTCGCCGCCGTGCTCGCCGTCGGCGTCTCCGGAGTCGCGGGAGGTCTCTTCAGTCCCATCGCCGGCCGGCTGCGCGGCGCCTACCTCGGCATCGCCACCCTCGCCCTGATCTTCATCGGCCAGCACGTGCTGTTCAACGCGCGGGATCTCACGGGGGGCTTCAACGGCCGTGACGTACCGCCGCTGAGCCTGTTCGGCCTCACCTTCGACGACCGCGAGACCGTTGTCGCCGCCGTTCCCTTCGGCTCCGCCGAGAAGCTCTGGTACGTGGGACTCCTGCTACTGCTGGGGGGCGCGCTCTTCGCCCGCGGCGTGCTGCGCGGCCGTCCGGGCCGGGCCCTGAACGCGATCCGCGACCACCGGATCGCGGCCGGGGTGATCGGAGTCCCGGTCGCCCGGTTCCGCGCCGCGGTCTTCGTCCTCTCCTCGATGTACGCCGGTCTGGCCGGGGTGCTGCTCGCGCTGATCTTCCAGCGCACGGTGCCCGACTACTTCGGGATCACGCTCTCGCTCGACTACCTCGCCATGATCGTCATCGGCGGCCTCGGTTCGGTGGCGGGCGCGGTGGTCGGGGCGGCCTTCGTCTCCCTGCTGCCCCAGCTGCTGACCCACTACAGCGACGCCCTGCCCCTGGTCTCGGACCCGGGTACCGGCGGAATCGCACCGGGCGAGGCGGCCCGGTACCTGTACGGCGCCGCCGTCGTGGCGGCGGTGCTCTTCCTGCCCGGCGGTCTGGTCAGTGTGGCCGCCCGGCGTCGCGGCAGGCCCAACCCAGGGGAGGAAAGATGA
- a CDS encoding branched-chain amino acid ABC transporter permease, with product MSTFAELLLNGVSLGSVYALIALGFVVIFRATEVVNFAHASLLLAGGYITASLHDDIGFWPALLVGIAGAALVGAAVEFLVMRRYRGTDHSVLAIVTIGVDILLTTELTRRIGTNVLSPGDPWGDAVLTIGPVSLAHTRIAAFAAAALLITVFLLAFRYTSWGVAMRAAAESPETAALMGVRLGRVSLGAWAVAGGLAAVAALFLTVFPTPGLERATSLAALKAFPAAILGGLDSTTGALVGGLLVGITESFATGYQSDLSFLGRGLGDLAPYLVMVAILLIRPAGLFGTKELARV from the coding sequence ATGAGCACGTTCGCCGAGCTCCTCCTCAACGGAGTCTCGCTGGGCTCCGTCTACGCCCTGATCGCCCTCGGCTTCGTCGTGATCTTCCGGGCCACCGAGGTCGTCAACTTCGCCCACGCCTCACTGCTTCTCGCGGGCGGCTACATCACCGCGTCCCTGCACGACGACATCGGCTTCTGGCCCGCGCTGCTCGTCGGCATCGCCGGCGCCGCGCTGGTCGGCGCCGCCGTGGAGTTCCTGGTGATGCGCCGCTACCGGGGCACCGACCACAGTGTCCTCGCCATCGTCACCATCGGCGTCGACATCCTGCTCACCACCGAACTGACCCGCCGCATCGGCACGAACGTACTGAGCCCCGGCGATCCCTGGGGGGACGCCGTGCTCACCATCGGGCCGGTCTCCCTCGCGCACACCCGGATCGCCGCGTTCGCCGCCGCGGCCCTGCTCATCACGGTCTTCCTGCTGGCCTTCCGCTACACATCCTGGGGCGTGGCGATGCGCGCCGCCGCCGAGAGTCCCGAGACCGCGGCCCTGATGGGCGTCCGGCTGGGCCGGGTGTCGCTCGGGGCCTGGGCGGTCGCCGGGGGACTGGCCGCCGTCGCGGCGCTGTTCCTCACCGTCTTCCCGACGCCCGGCCTGGAACGCGCCACCTCCCTCGCCGCGCTCAAGGCGTTCCCCGCGGCGATCCTCGGCGGCCTCGACTCGACGACGGGCGCGCTCGTGGGCGGCCTGCTGGTCGGCATCACCGAGTCCTTCGCCACCGGCTACCAGAGCGACCTCAGCTTCCTCGGGCGCGGTCTCGGAGACCTCGCGCCGTACCTGGTCATGGTCGCGATCCTGCTCATCCGGCCCGCCGGGCTGTTCGGTACGAAGGAGCTCGCCCGTGTCTGA
- a CDS encoding ABC transporter ATP-binding protein has translation MPGVDEDSAVPPLRITELTVRFAGLTALDAVSLTVRPGTVHALIGPNGAGKSTCFNVLSGVYRPASGSVRFGEHELTGLPPHRIAALGVARIFQNLALPPRVTVEDSLLLGRHRLTRTGFLAAGLRLPAAAREERRHRERVREIAAFVGLERQLDRPAGSLPYGQQKLAELARALCMEPRLLLLDEPVAGMTADERRRTAEVVAGVRDSLGISIVLVEHDMGVVMRLADAVTVLDFGRRIADGAPADVQNDPAVVRAYLGERLDAEETDR, from the coding sequence GTGCCGGGAGTTGACGAAGACTCCGCCGTACCTCCGCTCCGGATAACGGAGTTGACGGTCAGGTTCGCCGGACTGACCGCTCTGGACGCGGTGAGTCTCACCGTGCGCCCCGGCACCGTGCACGCCCTCATCGGACCCAACGGCGCCGGAAAGTCCACCTGTTTCAACGTCCTGTCCGGTGTCTACCGGCCGGCGTCGGGAAGCGTCCGCTTCGGCGAGCACGAACTGACCGGCCTGCCACCGCACCGCATCGCGGCCCTCGGTGTCGCCCGGATCTTCCAGAACCTCGCCCTGCCGCCCCGCGTCACGGTCGAGGACAGTCTGCTGCTCGGTCGGCACCGGCTGACCCGTACCGGATTCCTCGCCGCCGGGCTGCGGCTGCCCGCCGCCGCCCGCGAGGAGCGTCGGCACCGTGAACGCGTCCGTGAGATCGCCGCGTTCGTCGGTCTGGAGCGGCAGCTCGACCGGCCCGCCGGCTCGCTCCCGTACGGGCAGCAGAAGCTCGCCGAACTCGCCCGCGCCCTGTGCATGGAACCCCGGCTCCTGCTGCTGGACGAACCCGTCGCCGGCATGACCGCCGACGAGCGGCGCCGTACCGCCGAGGTCGTCGCCGGCGTCCGCGACAGCCTCGGCATCTCGATCGTGCTGGTGGAACACGACATGGGGGTGGTGATGCGGCTCGCGGACGCGGTGACCGTACTCGACTTCGGACGCCGGATCGCCGACGGCGCCCCCGCCGACGTACAGAACGATCCCGCGGTCGTCCGCGCCTACCTGGGCGAACGCCTCGACGCAGAGGAGACCGACCGATGA
- a CDS encoding ABC transporter ATP-binding protein, with protein sequence MGGSALVVRDLSVGYGPVRALRQVSLDVPEGAVVTVLGGNGAGKSTLLRAVCRTLSFHGGAVTGGSVSLGGRPLDRLPPDRVVAAGVSQVPEGRRVFARMTVADNLRAGALGATGGRAERSRALRRVHDLFPVLAERAQQRAGLLSGGEQQMLAVGRALMGAPKVLLLDEPSLGLAPLMAARIADTVREINAQGTSVLLVEQNAALALRLATHAYVLEVGEVTLSGPADELAASDEVRRRYLGVVDEDAAADASRARGALPALPRWKG encoded by the coding sequence ATGGGCGGTTCCGCTCTGGTCGTACGCGATCTGTCGGTCGGATACGGACCCGTGCGCGCACTGCGCCAGGTGTCGCTGGACGTTCCGGAAGGTGCCGTGGTCACGGTCCTGGGCGGCAACGGCGCGGGCAAGTCGACGCTGCTGCGGGCCGTGTGCCGGACCCTCTCCTTCCACGGAGGAGCGGTCACCGGAGGGTCCGTCAGTCTGGGCGGCCGTCCTCTCGACCGGTTGCCGCCGGACCGGGTGGTCGCCGCGGGGGTCTCCCAAGTACCGGAGGGCAGGCGTGTGTTCGCCCGGATGACGGTCGCCGACAACCTGCGGGCCGGGGCGCTCGGCGCCACCGGGGGCCGGGCCGAGCGGTCCCGGGCGCTGCGCCGCGTGCACGACCTGTTCCCCGTGCTGGCCGAGCGCGCCCAGCAGCGCGCCGGGCTGCTGTCGGGCGGCGAGCAGCAGATGCTCGCGGTCGGGCGGGCGCTCATGGGCGCCCCGAAGGTGCTCCTCCTCGACGAGCCCTCGCTCGGACTCGCCCCGCTGATGGCCGCGCGGATCGCCGACACCGTACGGGAGATCAACGCCCAGGGGACCTCCGTCCTCCTCGTCGAGCAGAACGCCGCCCTGGCCCTCCGGCTCGCCACCCACGCCTATGTCCTGGAGGTCGGCGAGGTGACCCTCTCGGGTCCCGCCGACGAGCTCGCCGCCTCCGACGAGGTGCGCCGCCGCTATCTGGGCGTGGTGGACGAGGACGCCGCGGCCGACGCGTCACGAGCCCGCGGCGCGCTGCCGGCCCTGCCGCGCTGGAAGGGGTGA
- a CDS encoding PucR family transcriptional regulator, with protein MGGRRPRTGHDWMLLAESCGALLERLPELVDQHLRQLAEHSPVYAQVLPHDQQWREAETAMRIGIETISAPRDSPRRDLEHAEQAGRRRALQGLPLELLVHAYRAAGYLVWDALMEGPVGREPERLAVLMRSATMVWSAVDAQTVAASEAYRSTERELRRRTDEQLQALLDALLEGQEAPGLAARAAAGLDLPEQGPYAVVVLRPERRDLREAVPRPVQSGGLRFIWRMRADCEIGVVALGADQDLDQVVRMLHGRCSGPGGVSPVVAGLGELGRARRLAELALRTCTPDMTEVVRLDQRMPTALVVSQPELAGRLVGDVFGALLELEPADRAVLLETLDVWLLCEGSAGRAAGRLYCHRNTVFNRLRRLEQLTSRSLARPRDLIEMTLALDAYRLSGGGTAG; from the coding sequence ATGGGAGGGCGCAGACCGCGGACCGGTCATGACTGGATGCTGCTCGCGGAGTCCTGCGGGGCTCTGCTGGAACGACTGCCCGAGCTCGTCGACCAGCACCTGCGACAGCTCGCCGAACACTCGCCCGTCTACGCGCAGGTGCTGCCGCACGACCAGCAGTGGCGGGAGGCGGAGACGGCCATGCGCATCGGCATCGAGACGATCTCGGCGCCACGGGACTCGCCTCGCCGGGATCTGGAGCACGCCGAGCAGGCGGGGCGCCGGCGGGCCCTGCAGGGGCTGCCGCTGGAACTGCTCGTGCACGCCTACCGCGCCGCGGGCTATCTCGTGTGGGACGCGCTCATGGAGGGCCCGGTGGGCCGGGAGCCCGAGCGGCTGGCGGTGCTGATGCGTTCGGCGACGATGGTGTGGTCGGCCGTCGACGCCCAGACGGTCGCCGCGTCGGAGGCGTACCGGTCCACCGAGCGGGAGCTGCGGCGGCGCACGGACGAACAGTTGCAGGCGCTGCTCGACGCCCTGCTGGAGGGACAGGAGGCCCCCGGACTCGCGGCGCGCGCCGCGGCGGGGCTCGACCTGCCCGAGCAGGGACCGTACGCCGTGGTGGTCCTGCGCCCCGAGCGCCGGGACTTACGGGAGGCGGTCCCCCGGCCCGTCCAGAGCGGGGGGCTGCGCTTCATCTGGAGGATGCGGGCGGACTGCGAGATCGGCGTGGTGGCGCTGGGCGCCGACCAGGACCTCGACCAGGTGGTGCGGATGCTGCACGGACGGTGCTCGGGGCCGGGCGGTGTCAGTCCGGTGGTGGCGGGTCTCGGCGAACTGGGGCGGGCGCGGCGGCTGGCGGAGCTGGCGTTGCGCACCTGTACGCCGGACATGACCGAGGTCGTACGTCTCGACCAGCGGATGCCGACGGCACTGGTGGTGAGCCAGCCGGAGCTGGCGGGACGGCTGGTCGGCGACGTGTTCGGGGCGCTGCTGGAGCTGGAGCCGGCCGACCGGGCGGTACTGCTGGAGACCCTCGACGTGTGGCTGCTGTGCGAGGGCTCCGCCGGGCGGGCCGCGGGGCGTCTGTACTGCCACCGCAACACGGTCTTCAACCGGCTGCGACGGCTGGAACAACTGACGTCCCGCTCGCTGGCCCGGCCCCGGGACCTGATCGAGATGACGCTGGCCCTGGACGCGTACCGGTTGTCGGGGGGCGGGACGGCCGGGTGA